The Solibacillus sp. FSL R7-0668 genome includes the window CATTGGTTTTTGATGCTCTTTTTCTACATGCGGTACCTGTACCTCTTTTTTCGGTGCACTATTTGGTAAATAAATTTCCATTCCCGGCACAATATAATCGGGATTGGTTAAATGTGCGTTTAAACGCTTTAATTCTTCAAAGCCAACAGCATATTGCTTGGCTATCTTCCACAAAGTATCTCCCTTTTGGACAATATGAACGCGCACATCTTTCCTCCTTTTCTCGTAATAGCATATGCAACAATCGCCTGGTTGCCACCATTTTAGTATTTAGAAAAACATATTTTGCGCGAAATGATGAATTTTCTTATGTGGATTCCCTTGAATAAGTTACGCTTGCTTATCCGCCAAGTTAATCAAAATTGTGTTACACTTAAAAGAAGAGCTATGTTGATAGAGGTGAATTTAATGAAAAAACTCTTAGGAGAAGATCGCAGAATCGAACTTCTTGCCTTACTAAAAAATGCCAAGCAACCATTGACAGGAACCGATTTGGCTAAGCATACAAATGTGTCACGTCAGGTCATTGTCAATGATATGAATTTATTAAAGGCGCGTAATGAGCCGATTGTCGCAACAAGTCAAGGCTATATTTATATGCATCATGTGCACCAAGAAAAAATCACTCGTAAAATTGTATGCACGCACAAGCCCGAAGAAGCAAAAGAAGAGCTCTTTATTTTAGTGGATTGTGGTGTTACGGTAGAAGGCGTTATTGTTGAACATCCTGTATATGGTGAAATTACTGCCTCAATCATGGTATCCAATCGTTTAGAAGTGGAGCATTTCGTCAAACGCGTAGAGGAAACCAATGCCCTTTATTTATCCGCTTTAACAGACGGCACCCATTTACATGTCATTAGTGCAACGGCACAAGAAAATTTAAATTTAGCTGAAGCGAAATTGCGGGAACGCGGATTTTTAGTAGAACATTAAAATAGCAGCCTAACGGTTTTTTTGCCGTTAAGCTGCTTTATTTTATGACGCCATCTTGTGCGCTATCATATAAGATTTTCTTCGATACACGCTTAATACAAGCCCAATTAAAATGGCGTTGAGTAATAATGGTGTCATCCCATAGCTGATAAATGGCAATGGCACACCTGTCAGTGGTAGGAAACCAAATACCATTAATATCGAGTAAAGACTTTGGGCACTGTATAATGTCACCGCGGCGATGACAAGCAATTTTCCAAATGATTGCGGCATCGTGCGTGCATGCCATAAAATGCGCAGTGCAATCCCAAGTATAACTAGTATGGCAGCGACACCCGCCACATAGCCATATGCTTGAATGAGCTGGATTAAGGCATAATCGGTATGTGCTTCTGGTACATAGTAAATCGTTTCCGCTCCAAACCAACCCGCCCTTGCAAGTGCTGTTTTAATTTGGAGCATCATATAGCCTTCCGATGTCGCAAATAAGTCAGGATTTAAAAATGCGGCGATACGCACCGTTTGATACGGTTCGAGTAAAAAATGATAAGCATATATACTGTACAAAATGAGCGCTACGTTTATTGTTCCTACTACTACAAAGACCGTTTGCTTCACTTTACGCGCAAAATGACTAAAGCTAAATAATACTGCTACAACGACAATATATAGCATTGCAACCGCAAGATTTGGTAGCTTCATAATTAAATAAAGCGGCAATAAAAATAACCCCGTTAACTGCCATAGCTTCCATTTTCGTTCGGTAAAAAACCCTGCAAATGCTACTAGTAATAGTGGTAGCACTGTCCATGCTTGAATGAGAATTGGCCCGATTCGAAACATCGCTTCTCCATTACGGAAGGTATTAGAAATCAAGGGCAGTATAGCAAGTAACAGGGTTGCCACGCCATAAATTGGAAAACTAAAGCGTTGTAACTTACGGTAATCCACAAACATTAGCCCCACAATTAACGCCATTGCTAACACTATATGAATAATTTTATTTTCTACTAAATAACGTGTCATATCATATCCGAACACTTCATTTACATCCACTGTTAAAATCGGTACAAAGCTTGAGGCTATCAGTAAAATAACCGCACCCATTAACCAAAAATCCCATTTCGGTCGGTGAATTTTGTCTAGTGATTTTCCCAATTGCGATGCAGAGCCCATTTCGCTAATCGCTTTTTGCTCGGCTTCCTCTCGAGAATAGCCCTTACTGACCCATGCCTTTGTAGAATGCCCAATATGCTGCTGCAACTCCTGTTCGACATGGCTACGTGCCTCTTTCGAACGGATATAGCTTGTAACTTGCTGTAAAAACTGCTTACTCGACATGCATGCGCACCCCCAAAATTCGTTGTTTTAGCGTAAGTTTGATGCGCTCGCTGTCCTGCTGCAATTGCTTTGTCCCAAGCTTTGTTAATTGATAATATTTAATACCTTCATGCCAGCTTGCCATCAGCCAGCCCTGCTGCTCTGCTTCATGTAAAATGCTGTAAACCAATCCTTCATTCTCAACAATTTGCTCAACAGCGCGCACATGCAGCTGCTGTGTCAGCTCAACACCTGATTTTGCTTCAGTCAGCATCGATAAAATTTGCTGCTTTAATGAAGCGCTTTGTAGCTGCTTTCGAATATTTTGCTGATGCTCATTTGTAAATTCCAGCTGTTTAAAGGCCGTTTGATCGACGGTTTTTTTTAATTTTTTTAATCGCTCTTCCACATTATTCACGCTCCAATCGTTTCTTTAATAATTGTTTTGCCTTGCGAAGCCTTGTTTTTACAGTGCTTTCATTTAACTGCAAGACCTCTGCCATTTCCTTCATCGTTTGTTCCTCGTAATAGCATAAATAAATGACTTCGCGGTATTTCATAGGTAATGCAAATACCGCGCGCACTAATTCATCATCCTGCTCTTGCTGGATGACCTGCTGTTCTACACAATCAGCACTCTTCACTTGTGCAAATAAGTCTTCCTTTGCGGCCTCTACATTTCTTGCATACCAGCTTTTTAAATAATCCTTTGTATGATTAATCGCAATACGCCACAGCCATGTTTTTAGCGAGGAATTAAAATGGAATGTGGGCAATGCCTGATAGCATTTCACAAAAATTTCTTGCGTTAAATCTTCTGCAATCGCTCGATTATGTACGTACTGCATGACGAGCTGTAAAATATCTTGGCCATAATCACTCATCAGCTCATCAATGATAACTTCATAGGAAAGTTGTTTCGTTTGTTCAATTGAATAGCTATCCACTTCTTTTCCTCCCTTCCTAACATTAGACGAGTGCCGTTTAATCAAAGTTTGCTTTTTCTTTCAAAACAATTAATAACAATATAATACTATAAAATAATATACAATAACTTCGATACAATCTAGCCGTTTATTAATTCAACCAAAATTGGAACTTTGGTAAAATTATTACATATCAAAAAATCATAAAAGGTGATACAAGATAATGGAAAACTTAAAAAATGCATTAAAATTAATTAAATTAGGAGAAGTGTTAAAGAAAGAATTAAGACATAGTTGGCTCTCTGATGGACGAAGGGAAAGTGTCGCTGAACACACATGGCGTGTAGCTCTCATGGCAATGGCGCTCGAATCCTCTTTACCTCAGAAAGTAAATAGTGAAAAATTGCTGAAGATGATTATTATTCATGACTTAGTAGAAGCATATGCGACAGATATTCCGGCTTTCGATACAATGAACAATGTAGAAGCAAAGCAAGCGAAAGTTGAAAATGAAATAAAAGCGATTGAAAAAATTCGAGATTTAATTGGTGGAGAAACAGGTCAATTATTTTACGATTATTGGTTCGAATTTGAACATAAGGCAACCTATGAAGCAAAGGTTGCGAACGCATTAGATAAATTAGAAGCACAAATTCAGCACAATGAAGCAGACCTTGAAACATGGTTACCAATTGAAATGGATATGCTATTCATGTTGGACAAGCATACCGATTTTGACCCAGTATTGACATCACTTAAAAATCTAATTGTCGAGGATGGTATTATTAAACTTAAATCTGCGGGCATTAATGTCCAGTAATTTTATATAAAGGAAGTTTAATAAACATACCCAAATCAAAATTCGTACACAAATTAAAAGCCAATAAATGCTCATACAACAACGTTTACTGGCTTTTCTAATCATTATTTTATACACCCACCAATGTAGGAAATTACCCTACAAAGAACTATGCCTCTATAAAAACCGCTCACGCTGCTCCACTGATGGCAATTGACATACCTCTTTTTTTCCAAACCATTTATAACGATTTTTGGCGATGTAACGATAGACCGTATCACGAATAGGTCTCGGGGTTATCATTACACCATACAACAACTTCCACAAGCCATCCAACTGCTTGGCGATTTTTAAGGCAGCAGTAGATTTCGTGTGATAATGTGAGCCTTCAATCAGTACTAAACTATTTACATCATTCGGCACCGAAAGCTCCTTTAACAAAGCTTGCCCTACTTCACTTTGAAGCGCTGCAAATTGAAATGTCGCTTTTTGATCCCGTGCTAGGATAAACTGCACGCTCGCATCACAAAAATGGCATTCCCCATCAAATAATACAATACGTCTCACGTGATTCACCTCACTCTGGTGTAACGTATGTAAAATAAGTACCGAGTGACTTTACAGTACAACCAAGTGCGATAAGCTCTTCAACGGCACCTTTCATCATCGGTTCATCCTCGTCTGCTAGTATATCAATAATAAAGAAATAATTCCCGAGTCCTGTTTTTAATGGACGCGATTCGATTTTACTCAAATTAATTTTGCGCCATGCAAATACTGATAGTACTTGGTGTAGTGCTCCTGACACATCTGTTGGTAATGTTAGCATAAATGTCGTCTTGGGCTGTGCTTGTAGCGGCACTAAACCGTGGCGAATATTTTGCTTTGATAGCACAAAAAAACGTGTATGATTAAAATGGAAATCATGAATATTCGTTTCGGCAATATGTAAATCGTATTTTTCCGCAGCAGAAGCATTGGCCACTGCCGCAATACAACGGTCTTCCGTTTGGGATACCAATTTTGCCGCAGCGGCAGTCGATGCATAGGGCGTTTGTTTTACGCTACCATGATTGTAAAACAAAAATTTATGGCATTGTGCGAGTGCGTGCGGGTGTGAATAAATTTCTTCAATTTCATCTAGTTGATCTGCATATTTTTTATTGACTAGCAAATGCTGTTGAATTTTTGACATCACTTCCGCTGTCACAAACAGCTCTGCCTCATGGAATAAATAATCCACCGTTAAAGGTACCGAACCTTCCAACGCATTTTCTACAGGAACAACGGCTAACTCAACCTTGCCCTCCGATACCGCTTCAATGCATTCGGGAATTGATTGATATGGAATATGCCAATCGTGCGGAAATAGTCCCTTTGTTGCTAAATATGTAAACGACGCCTCTGGACCTAAATAAGCGATACGTTTTTCCCACTGTTGTTGTGACATCTATTACACCTCGTTTTAGGTTCTAAATTTTCTGTAAATTATATTAAAATAAATAGGCTGCCCAATATGTCCGAAAACATTGGACAACCTATTCAATTATAGTGCACCCGAGCTAATTACTTCAGCCGATTCAATAAAATTAAGCTGATTTAAGCTACGAATCAGCTCATCCAGCTCACTGATCATGCTTGTTACATCTAATGACAATGTAACATTCGCACGCCCCTGAATTGGGATCGTTTGGTGAATCGTCAGCACATTGCAGTGTGCATCTGATACCGTTTCAAGTAATTTGGCAAGTGTGCCTTTACGATCTTGCAATTGGATAAAGACCGTTAAAATACGCTCTTGCACGATTGAATGGAAAGGAAAAACTGCATCGCGATATTTATAAAATGCACTGCGCGATAAGTCAACTTGCTTTACGGCATCCCATATTGAAGCAACTGATCCATTTTGTAAGAGCTGTTTGGCCTCTAATGTTTTTTGCATGGCATCCGTTAACACGTCTTCACGCACTAAATAATATCGTTGATTCGCTACGTTTTTCATTAAGATCCCTCACTTCATTAGTCAACAAAGTCAAATTCGAATTCCATTAAACGAACAGTGTCGCCATTTTCAGCGCCTCGTTTACGTAATTCTTCGTCTACGCCCATTGCACGTAATTGACGAGCAAATCGGCGAATACCATCTTCACGGCTGAAGTCTGTCATTTTAAATAGACGTTCGATTGTGTAACCAGAAAGCACGAATGAACCGTCATCATCACGCGTGATTTCAAAATCAACACCTTTAGATTCGTGTTTATATAGTACGACTGCATCTGATTCTTCATCTACTACTTCATGTAATAAGAATTCTGGTGTTACTTCTAGTAAGTCTGCTACTTCGAATAATAACGGCTTTAATCCTTGACGAGAAACAGCTGAAATTGGGAAGACCTTTACATCGTCGCCCACTTTCTTTTTAAACTCTACTAAGTTTTCCTCTGCATCTGGCATATCCATTTTATTCGCTACCACGATTTGTGGACGCTCTAACAGACGTAAGTTGTATTGCTCAAGCTCGTTATTAATCGTTACGTAATCTTCGTAAGGATCGCGACCTTCCATACCACTCATATCAATTACGTGTACAATAACACGTGTACGCTCGATATGGCGTAAAAATTGCATCCCTAATCCAACACCTTGGTGCGCGCCTTCGATTAGTCCTGGTAAGTCTGCCATAGCAAACGAACGGCCATCCTCTGTTTCAACCATTCCTAAGTTGGGCACGATTGTTGTAAAGTGATAGGCACCAATTTTTGGCTTCGCTGAAGAGACTACCGATAATAATGTTGATTTACCGACTGATGGGAAACCAACTAATCCAACGTCCGCTAATACTTTTAGTTCTAAAATAACTTCTAACTCTTGACCTGGCTCACCTTTTTCAGCTAGCTCTGGTGCTGGGTTTGATGGTGTTGCAAAACGACAGTTACCACGTCCACCACGCCCAGCTTTTGCGATAATCGCCTGCTGGCCATGCTCAACTAAGTCTGCGATTACATTTTTAGTTTCTGCATTAACAACAACTGTTCCAGGCGGTACTTTAACGATTAGGTCCTCTGCACGACGTCCATGCATGCCTTTACTCATCCCATGCTCGCCGCGCTCAGCTTTAAAGTGACGCTTGTAACGGAAATCCATTAGCGTACGTAAGCCTTCTTCTACCTCAAAAATAACATTCCCACCACGGGCACCATCGCCACCTGCTGGACCACCATTTGGTACATATTTTTCACGGCGAAACGCGACCATTCCGTCTCCACCGTCTCCACCTTTAACGTAAATCTTTACGTGATCGACAAACATTGCTTTCACTCCTCATAATTACGAACAACATACTTCCATATAGTATCGGTTTGCTCATATGTTTTCACTTCAAAAATTGTTTCTTCTATTGGAAATGGTGTCATTTGCCAATTCCCGCTTAAATGGAATGTTATCGACCATTCCTTGTCATTTGCTTCAATGTTCAACTGTAATTGATGCATCGTATAAGGGTCAAGCGCATCATAAACATGAATAATTGTCTTTTCCAAGTATTGTACAATTGCCTCATCGTACGCCTCCTTAATGGAAGATTGTACATCACTTATGAGTTGCAATTGTAAAGCAGGGTAGCGCCAATGAACAGTTTGTAGCCATTCTACTGTATTCTTTAAGCCAAGGCGATTGATGTTTGATAGGATTTTACAATGTTCAGATTGTTGTAAAATCACTTTTTTAGCATCCTCTACTCTTCCTAGATCTAAATTCATTTGAATTAGATGAAGCTGATTTAAATAATCGTGATTAGCGTAACGTAACGCTTCACTAACAGTTAGTTTGGAAACGACCATTTTGCACACTCCATAATAAATATTCGTTATTTAGTATAACAAGTTTTCATACATTTTTCTCTTCATACCTCACACGAAAATCGTATTCAATACTTAAGAAAACTTCAATCATTCATCCAAAAAAAAGGACTGCAATAAATGCAGTCCTTTAATTGCAAAAATTATGCTTCTTGTGCAACTGGGTATACTGATACTTTTTTCTTGTCGCGACCCATGCGTTCGAATTTAACAACGCCGTCAACTGTTGCGAATAAAGTATCATCTCCACCGCGGCCTACGTTTGTACCTGGGTAAATTTTTGTACCGCGTTGACGGTAAAGAATTGAACCACCAGTAACGAATTGACCATCAGCACGTTTAGCGCCTAAACGTTTTGACTCAGAGTCACGTCCGTTTTTAGTAGAACCTACACCTTTTTTAGATGCGAAGAATTGAAGATCTAAAGTTAATAATAACATACTGTTCCACCTCCTAGATCATTTTATATTTCAATTCGATATATTCTGAATAGCTCGCAGTCATTGTATAGAACTGCGTCACCATTGTGTTCAGAATAACTTGTAATTTAGCGTCTGTTTCATCAGTCAGCTCCGCTTGAGGTATTGTTACCTTTAAGTAACCCCCCTGTGAACCTTGCTCGATTTCAGGAGTAATCCCTGTAAGTTGTGGAATGGCATTTACTGCACCAAAAGATACAGCAGAAGCACCTGCACAAACTAAATCTCGACCATAAACGTCCGACAATGCGTGACCTGAGATTTCAAAGCCATATGATTTGCGATTTGCGTCACTATAAATAGTTACTGTAATCATAATTTCACCTATTAAGCGTTGATTGCTTCAACTACTAATTTAGTGTATGGTTGACGGTGACCTTGTTTACGACGGTAGTTTTTCTTCGCTTTCATTTTGAAAACAGTAATTTTCTTTTGCTTACCTTCTTTAACAACTTTAGCTGTTACAGTAGCGCCAGCAACAGTTGGAGCTCCAACTTTAACTGTTTCTCCACCTACGAATAAAACTTTGTCAAAAGTAACGATTTCGTCAGCAGCTACACCTAGTTTTTCAACGTAGATTTCTTGACCTGCTTCAACTTTGATTTGTTTACCACCAGTTTCGATAATTGCGTACATTAAAATGCACCTCCTCTTAGACTCAGACTCGCCCGGAATTGCAGGTGACCATAAAAGATACTTAAAACCTGTTCAGCGCGGTTGCAGTAGCACGGGTGCTACAAACAATAACATTAAAATACTACCATACCAAAATTCTTAAGTCAACCGGTTCATCACATGTTTTTCAAATGCTGAACGGTATTTTCGAATTCTCCAATCTGCTATTACTTTGCTCCATAAGAAAATACTTACAACAACGAAAGGAAGAGATTGTGGTAGTAAATATAATAGTACGATAATTGTGACTGTAAGTAAATAGAAAGAGTTGGAGACATAATATTCAAATAATTTAGAATGAGCGTAACGATTTAGTAAAGTAAAACAAAGTATTCTGCCACCATCAAGTGGCCAAATAGGCAATAAGTTCAAACATAAAATAAAAAACTGAATTTCGATAAACAACTCTTTTAATAAGGGTGGCAATAAAAAACTAAGCGCTATGCCTATTATTGTTGCAATAGGTCCGCCCATCGCAACGACAATCAATTTCCGATAAGATAATTGCATTTCGTGCTTCAAAGTCATTTCCCCACCATATGGCATTATTTTGCATGTCTCCACTTGAACGCCGACACATTTTGCCGCTAGAAAATGACCAAGCTCGTGGATCACTAGCGAAATCATTACCGCACTGTACATGGCAATATCGCCATAAAGGGCAATCAACAATAAAAGCAATAAAAATGCTGGATGAATGGAATACTTCATTTAAATTTCGCGATCCTTTAACCACTTTGTAGTTTGCTCCATATTCCAAATAACACCGTCTTTTTCAATTTGAATATAAAGCTCCCCACCTTTTTTCGTTGCAATAACGGTTCCTTGACCAACTGTTGTATACGGCAATACATAAAATTCATCAACAAAGCCAAATGTCATCGTCATTCCATTATCATAAATTACCGAAATCGATTTTCCGTTGTATTGCGTATGACCCGTAAAAATAATCAGTCCGTCATAAAGCGCATTTAAAACAAAAGGTTCCTTATACGTTAATAAAAAGCCTTCATTAAAGCGTTCGATTGTTTCGAACATTTGCAATTGCTCCACTGAATTATGAGCTGTCACAGTAATTTGCTGGTCCTTTGGCTGTGTGAAAGCGATAACTAGTTTGCGCATATACAGCAAATCATCCGAGCTATAAACAATTTTATTAATCGCTCGCTTTATTGTTAAATCGCCAAAATGATTCGCGCCTGCAATGCCAAGAAAAAGAGCGATTGCGATGAGCCATTGCCATTTTTTCAAGCTCACCATCCTATCCTTTTTTTCTCTAGTATATGC containing:
- a CDS encoding transcription repressor NadR — encoded protein: MKKLLGEDRRIELLALLKNAKQPLTGTDLAKHTNVSRQVIVNDMNLLKARNEPIVATSQGYIYMHHVHQEKITRKIVCTHKPEEAKEELFILVDCGVTVEGVIVEHPVYGEITASIMVSNRLEVEHFVKRVEETNALYLSALTDGTHLHVISATAQENLNLAEAKLRERGFLVEH
- a CDS encoding FtsW/RodA/SpoVE family cell cycle protein, giving the protein MSSKQFLQQVTSYIRSKEARSHVEQELQQHIGHSTKAWVSKGYSREEAEQKAISEMGSASQLGKSLDKIHRPKWDFWLMGAVILLIASSFVPILTVDVNEVFGYDMTRYLVENKIIHIVLAMALIVGLMFVDYRKLQRFSFPIYGVATLLLAILPLISNTFRNGEAMFRIGPILIQAWTVLPLLLVAFAGFFTERKWKLWQLTGLFLLPLYLIMKLPNLAVAMLYIVVVAVLFSFSHFARKVKQTVFVVVGTINVALILYSIYAYHFLLEPYQTVRIAAFLNPDLFATSEGYMMLQIKTALARAGWFGAETIYYVPEAHTDYALIQLIQAYGYVAGVAAILVILGIALRILWHARTMPQSFGKLLVIAAVTLYSAQSLYSILMVFGFLPLTGVPLPFISYGMTPLLLNAILIGLVLSVYRRKSYMIAHKMAS
- a CDS encoding helix-turn-helix transcriptional regulator, which codes for MEERLKKLKKTVDQTAFKQLEFTNEHQQNIRKQLQSASLKQQILSMLTEAKSGVELTQQLHVRAVEQIVENEGLVYSILHEAEQQGWLMASWHEGIKYYQLTKLGTKQLQQDSERIKLTLKQRILGVRMHVE
- a CDS encoding sigma-70 family RNA polymerase sigma factor; its protein translation is MDSYSIEQTKQLSYEVIIDELMSDYGQDILQLVMQYVHNRAIAEDLTQEIFVKCYQALPTFHFNSSLKTWLWRIAINHTKDYLKSWYARNVEAAKEDLFAQVKSADCVEQQVIQQEQDDELVRAVFALPMKYREVIYLCYYEEQTMKEMAEVLQLNESTVKTRLRKAKQLLKKRLERE
- a CDS encoding HD domain-containing protein, encoding MENLKNALKLIKLGEVLKKELRHSWLSDGRRESVAEHTWRVALMAMALESSLPQKVNSEKLLKMIIIHDLVEAYATDIPAFDTMNNVEAKQAKVENEIKAIEKIRDLIGGETGQLFYDYWFEFEHKATYEAKVANALDKLEAQIQHNEADLETWLPIEMDMLFMLDKHTDFDPVLTSLKNLIVEDGIIKLKSAGINVQ
- a CDS encoding thiol-disulfide oxidoreductase DCC family protein, giving the protein MRRIVLFDGECHFCDASVQFILARDQKATFQFAALQSEVGQALLKELSVPNDVNSLVLIEGSHYHTKSTAALKIAKQLDGLWKLLYGVMITPRPIRDTVYRYIAKNRYKWFGKKEVCQLPSVEQRERFL
- the pheA gene encoding prephenate dehydratase, which codes for MSQQQWEKRIAYLGPEASFTYLATKGLFPHDWHIPYQSIPECIEAVSEGKVELAVVPVENALEGSVPLTVDYLFHEAELFVTAEVMSKIQQHLLVNKKYADQLDEIEEIYSHPHALAQCHKFLFYNHGSVKQTPYASTAAAAKLVSQTEDRCIAAVANASAAEKYDLHIAETNIHDFHFNHTRFFVLSKQNIRHGLVPLQAQPKTTFMLTLPTDVSGALHQVLSVFAWRKINLSKIESRPLKTGLGNYFFIIDILADEDEPMMKGAVEELIALGCTVKSLGTYFTYVTPE
- a CDS encoding ACT domain-containing protein, translated to MKNVANQRYYLVREDVLTDAMQKTLEAKQLLQNGSVASIWDAVKQVDLSRSAFYKYRDAVFPFHSIVQERILTVFIQLQDRKGTLAKLLETVSDAHCNVLTIHQTIPIQGRANVTLSLDVTSMISELDELIRSLNQLNFIESAEVISSGAL
- the obgE gene encoding GTPase ObgE, whose protein sequence is MFVDHVKIYVKGGDGGDGMVAFRREKYVPNGGPAGGDGARGGNVIFEVEEGLRTLMDFRYKRHFKAERGEHGMSKGMHGRRAEDLIVKVPPGTVVVNAETKNVIADLVEHGQQAIIAKAGRGGRGNCRFATPSNPAPELAEKGEPGQELEVILELKVLADVGLVGFPSVGKSTLLSVVSSAKPKIGAYHFTTIVPNLGMVETEDGRSFAMADLPGLIEGAHQGVGLGMQFLRHIERTRVIVHVIDMSGMEGRDPYEDYVTINNELEQYNLRLLERPQIVVANKMDMPDAEENLVEFKKKVGDDVKVFPISAVSRQGLKPLLFEVADLLEVTPEFLLHEVVDEESDAVVLYKHESKGVDFEITRDDDGSFVLSGYTIERLFKMTDFSREDGIRRFARQLRAMGVDEELRKRGAENGDTVRLMEFEFDFVD
- a CDS encoding Spo0B domain-containing protein, whose protein sequence is MVVSKLTVSEALRYANHDYLNQLHLIQMNLDLGRVEDAKKVILQQSEHCKILSNINRLGLKNTVEWLQTVHWRYPALQLQLISDVQSSIKEAYDEAIVQYLEKTIIHVYDALDPYTMHQLQLNIEANDKEWSITFHLSGNWQMTPFPIEETIFEVKTYEQTDTIWKYVVRNYEE
- the rpmA gene encoding 50S ribosomal protein L27 codes for the protein MLLLTLDLQFFASKKGVGSTKNGRDSESKRLGAKRADGQFVTGGSILYRQRGTKIYPGTNVGRGGDDTLFATVDGVVKFERMGRDKKKVSVYPVAQEA
- a CDS encoding ribosomal-processing cysteine protease Prp; this translates as MITVTIYSDANRKSYGFEISGHALSDVYGRDLVCAGASAVSFGAVNAIPQLTGITPEIEQGSQGGYLKVTIPQAELTDETDAKLQVILNTMVTQFYTMTASYSEYIELKYKMI
- the rplU gene encoding 50S ribosomal protein L21, whose protein sequence is MYAIIETGGKQIKVEAGQEIYVEKLGVAADEIVTFDKVLFVGGETVKVGAPTVAGATVTAKVVKEGKQKKITVFKMKAKKNYRRKQGHRQPYTKLVVEAINA
- a CDS encoding site-2 protease family protein, with the protein product MKYSIHPAFLLLLLLIALYGDIAMYSAVMISLVIHELGHFLAAKCVGVQVETCKIMPYGGEMTLKHEMQLSYRKLIVVAMGGPIATIIGIALSFLLPPLLKELFIEIQFFILCLNLLPIWPLDGGRILCFTLLNRYAHSKLFEYYVSNSFYLLTVTIIVLLYLLPQSLPFVVVSIFLWSKVIADWRIRKYRSAFEKHVMNRLT